A genome region from Ptiloglossa arizonensis isolate GNS036 chromosome 4, iyPtiAriz1_principal, whole genome shotgun sequence includes the following:
- the LOC143145322 gene encoding glutamate receptor U1 isoform X2, which yields MWRLNFFTLWLLLALASTQKSLLTRPLHVYENLIQGVHDYFNNTCIILFHGSPNVIETEGLEDIDGLLTLQKYFSGSLSIRTAIMDFHMFKDRVGNTYYNIKRPLFVLLNDLDEIKEQFVVVSKWIAMAYPTWLIFLRNDTSFEDFLEEVYVPFNCVLMVTRTDTEGHGEIVKDVYRISREDDLKWMEFGVWDPEQGFRGPRKGLYQRRHDLHGLNLRVISIHDPPVSLFVKNEVNRTIGMRGFFGEVILLLQQGMNCTFSYQEINSWGIRLPNGTWSGSIGMLMDDKADLAATELMMTLDRLDVVEFTTPVYSTKCRVYIKRPDTMAIKWDAYLAPFTFSVWNAIALTIIITSLTIATIDAVFSKEINSRLTAYRSSLSTFFEILFFVFGAFCGQGMELSSLDPIRLVHLSIHSTAVVVLAAYSAALISYLAIKTFVMPFTTMEGMLEDGSYRFAVVANSADYSFFQNTSDRVLTYMFDELLTGEKDLPSNYLDGLGRVCWENKYAFMTLDNMAAVLQERVNCILEPLDTIAQTTIAMAVPANSPYRGIIDTNLLLLRDSGILQRLLETEWATVSNRLKSGWTSVELEDAMPLLLFLLFAFIITWLVLFIERSIYEKRGGNIITRQTVPNNNK from the exons TGAGACAGAGG GGTTGGAGGACATCGATGGACTTCTGACTCTGCAAAAGTATTTCAGTGGATCTCTGAGCATACGCACCGCCATCATGGATTTTCATATGTTCAAGGACCGA GTGGGGAACACTTACTATAACATCAAGCGGCCGTTGTTTGTTCTGCTGAACGACCTGGATGAAATCAAGGAACAATTTGTAGTA GTTTCCAAGTGGATCGCGATGGCTTATCCCACGTGGCTGATCTTCCTAAGGAACGACACCAGCTTCGAGGACTTCCTGGAAGAAGTTTACGTGCCTTTCAATTGCGTGCTGATGGTCACTCGAACAGACACCGAGGGACATGGAGAAATCGTTAAAGATGTCTACCGTATCAGCAGAGAGGATGACTTAAAATGGATGGAGTTCGGGGTCTGGGACCCTGAACAAGGCTTTCGAGGACCTCGGAAAGGACTCTACCAACGCAGACACGACCTGCATGGACTCAACTTAAGAGTCATTTCCATTCAT GATCCTCCTGTGTCGCTGTTTGTCAAGAACGAGGTCAATCGAACTATTGGAATGAGAGGTTTCTTCGGTGAAGTGATCCTGTTACTGCAACAGGGAATGAATTGCAC atTCAGCTACCAAGAGATTAATTCATGGGGCATTCGATTACCCAATGGCACATGGTCAGGTTCGATAGGAATGTTGATGGATGACAAGGCAGACCTAGCAGCCACTGAACTGATGATGACGTTGGATAGACTGGACGTGGTAGAATTTACCACGCCCGTTTATTCAACCAA ATGTCGTGTATACATCAAAAGGCCAGACACAATGGCAATCAAGTGGGACGCGTATTTGGCTCCATTCACCTTCAGCGTTTGGAACGCAATTGCACTGACGATCATCATCACGAGTCTAACGATTGCCACGATCGACGCCGTATTCTCAAAGGAAATCAACTCACGCTTGACTGCATACCGATCGTCCTTGTCCACGTTCTTCGAGATCCTGTTTTTTGTTTTCGGCGCATTTTGTGGTCAGG GCATGGAATTATCATCCCTCGATCCGATAAGACTAGTGCACCTGAGCATTCATTCGACAGCAGTCGTGGTACTGGCAGCTTATTCAGCCGCGTTGATTAGCTACCTTGCGATTAAGACATTTGTGATGCCGTTCACCACGATGGAAGGCATGCTGGAGGATGGTAGCTACCGCTTTGCCGTGGTGGCCAATTCAGCAGATTACAGTTTCTTTCAG AATACCAGTGATCGCGTGCTAACCTACATGTTTGATGAGCTGTTAACCGGCGAAAAAGATCTTCCGTCTAATTATCTCGACGGTTTGGGACGCGTTTGTTGGGAGAACAAATATGCGTTCATGACACTAGACAATATGGCGGCCGTACTCCAAGAAAGAGTCAACTGTATTTTGGAACCTTTAGACACAATAGCGCAGACCACCATAGCCATGGCAGTGCCAGCAAACAGTCCTTACCGTGGTATTATCGACACCAA TCTCTTATTATTACGTGATAGTGGAATTCTTCAGAGGTTGCTCGAGACGGAATGGGCCACTGTCTCAAACCGG cTGAAATCTGGCTGGACATCAGTCGAATTGGAGGATGCGATGCCGCTGCTACTGTTTTTACTCTTTGCTTTCATTATCACTTGGcttgtattatttattgaacGTTCGATTTACGAAAAGCGCGGTGGAAATATCATAACGCGACAGACGGTGCCCAATAACAATAAATAA
- the Grx3 gene encoding glutaredoxin 3, whose product MTVTNLNSQLEYENYIKSQDLSVIHFYAPWADQCSQINDVIDEMSKLAEYKGIKFAKIEAEKVPDVSLKAGITAVPTVILTRNDTIVDRVDGANPSAIAEKVKRHSASKNSIPIEACKPKGNLDDRLRKLINQAPCMLFMKGNPTNPRCGFSRTIVSILDSYEADYQSFDILQDNDVREGLKKFSNWPTYPQLYVDGELIGGLDIVREMSETGELQMILPKRRVNL is encoded by the exons ATGACTGTCACTAATCTCAATTCTCAACTAGAATACGAGAATTATATTAA ATCGCAGGATCTTTCCGTTATTCATTTTTATGCACCATGGGCCGATCAATGTTCTCAAATAAATGATGTGATCGATGAAATGAGTAAACTAGCTGAATACAAAGGAATTAAATTTGCCAAAATTGAGGCTGAAAAAGTACCTGATGTGTCTTTGAAAGCTGGTATTACTGCAGTACCAACAGTTATTCTGACAAGAAATGATACTATAGTTGACAGAGTTGATGGAGCTAATCCTTCTGCCATAGCAGAGAAAGTTAAGAGACACTCTGCTAGCAAAAACTCAATTCCAATTGAAGCTTGTAAACCCAAAGGAAATCTTGATGATAGGCTAAGAAAGTTAATAAATCAAGCACCCTGTATGCTATTTATGAAAGGAAATCCTACCAACCCACGCTGTGGATTTTCTAGAACAATAGTCTCAATATTAGATTCTTACGAAGCAGATTATCAATCGTTCGATATTTTGCAAGATAATGATGTTAGAGAAGGACTTAAAAAGTTCAGTAATTGGCCGACATATCCACAACTTTATGTGGATGGAGAATTGATTGGAGGATTGGATATTGTAAGAGAAATGAGCGAAACTGGAGAATTACAAATGATATTGCCGAAGAGAAGGGTTAATTTATAA
- the LOC143145317 gene encoding RRP12-like protein, producing MGKLGPRLNSRKKAKRWPNGQSASSNPETMKHRQKATWMFFKDSLGKPGLTQADLQKHDAIQGIGPQFEKLDLDEDRSETCTESTSNTFYTFATNYSNCSNESFNRFLNHFQSNSVLHKEMLAVLSAVTEVIKQNKGNETSTEYFAALMSTLEVIETDTSIAATLSLLGMGLKTVPQNVLNLQFGPASQIFLDILSKTVSSEDFLILRHCIHCLSLLLRALETALWSDSSTMKVLDAILSFITHSKPKVRKAAQHGICAILKGSEIMKGDNPPQYHPASPQIAKHCINQLQISSEPGGVTSILHVLTLLKDITHHLPKAHVKMICEALLKIMTLKNCLLTSCCLQTFHGLFVSRPSTTILPAQRNAQIINALYDYQSPASDTQPTLAWLTVMQEAHLSLAQNAFNLCAAILPRMLEKCIELWLSDKSNVISSTSHTIKILLQDCVGKMCENAEQIKKYRTTIDQIIVMMHKALSYQYLEAWYHILYLIALLFQITGKTGSPKLVDILKTLADLRDSYNFVSRSEAEYAIGAAIITMGPEIVLNLIPLKVSDNVINLKRRWLLSLLKDCITSGTLTFFTDALLPLAMLCEKKASEPVGGKTYELMLSQIWAVLPSICYNATDVKDNFKNIARLLGETFFNKKDLRLSIMSALRKLITKAVEDDKKEDIAEIAKFAKNYLPIFLNLYTTKPNGTDEEGQRLAVFETIKAYLAITQNELVHELFDCALSRLNEPNTDDFFKESVHDIIRLLVEYTDVDRLKTFYDICVPSIKTSSKIKEQKKAYRFLEEICGSEKNTCKTFVQQHRREIQKLLTSSAKEVLKPSRGARLRCLIHLVKAHPQLEKTKFLEAIIPEAVIYLKDLNTKCRTCAYQLLNSIAEKFLGNSEHLKDYINMLLVGLGGTSKYCTASLLGLASITYHYNGSLGVETVKEILEHACRLASSSTREITESALSYIKVYISVMPSPIVASTLSKLMEALCGMNDDCHRHFRQKIRDILVKLLRKYGLETISGMIPSSNIMLHHRLKGINKREEAQKKNRELKKLKQQDNEEDEFNAKRRPKSIEEILADSEEEFEGTENETLRKTKKRTSRKEAWIAESKEIIDLIDPAAARNISTTQPRVLNQKIAALKLKDRGFKTAADGRLIITEGNERDDEREVKKNKKVPFLHSDSEEDYEDIDDTQSMVTHEINRKRKPNDHFDNITVRSEATSKYQAGGSGIHRPLKKAKIDQAPGAEYKAQKAGGDIKKKGKPDPYVYVPLSRAALNRRKKKKNASKFQGIIKGAQKGAQKGAKKGALKTAQMMMKNRKKKLEIIH from the exons ATGGGTAAATTAGGGCCACGACTGAACAGTAGGAAAAAAGCGAAACGTTGGCCGAATGGTCAAAGCGCTAGTTCTAATCCAGAGACAATGAAACATCGTCAAAAGGCAACATGGATGTTTTTTAAAGATAGTTTAG GAAAGCCAGGTCTGACACAGGCAGATTTACAGAAACATGATGCCATTCAGGGTATCGGTCCTCAATTTGAAAAGCTTGATCTTGATGAAGATCGTTCCGAGACTTGTACAGAAAGTACAAGCAATACATTCTATACATTTGCTACCAATTATAGTAATTGTTCAAATGAATCATTTAATAG GTTCTTAAATCACTTCCAGTCAAACTCAGTATTGCATAAAGAAATGTTAGCTGTTTTATCAGCAGTTACAGAAGTTATAAAGCAGAATAAAGGAAATGAAACATCCACAGAATATTTTGCTGCATTG ATGAGCACCCTGGAAGTAATTGAAACTGATACCTCAATTGCAGCTACACTTTCGCTGTTGGGTATGGGTTTAAAAACTGTACCCCAGAATGTTTTGAATTTACAATTTGGACCTGCAAGTCAAATTTTCCTTGATATACTTTCAAAGACTGTATCATCAGAAGACTTCCTAATATTACGCCAT TGTATTCATTGTTTGTCTTTACTTCTTCGAGCATTGGAGACAGCTTTATGGTCAGATTCATCTACTATGAAAGTATTAGATGCCATTTTATCATTTATAACACATAGTAAACCAAAAGTACGAAAAGCAGCACAACATGGAATATGTGCCATATTGAAAG GAAGTGAGATAATGAAGGGTGATAATCCACCACAGTATCATCCAGCTTCACCGCAAATTGCAAAACATTGTATCAATCAATTGCAAATTAGTTCTGAGCCTGGTGGTGTTACTAGCATTCTTCATGTACTTACACTATTGAAGGATATTACTCATCATTTACCGAAAGCGCACGTGAag ATGATTTGTGAAGCTTTGTTGAAAATCATgacattaaaaaattgtttgctaacATCATGTTGTTTGCAAACCTTCCATGGTTTGTTTGTCTCTCGTCCCTCGACAACAATTTTACCAGCGCAAAGAAATGCGCAAATCATCAATGCTCTTTATGATTATCAGTCTCCTGCATCTGATACACAACCAACACTTGCATGGTTAACAGTCATGCAGGAAGCTCATTTAAGTTTAGCTCA GAATGCATTCAATTTATGCGCAGCTATTTTACCAAGAATGTTAGAAAAATGCATAGAGTTGTGGCTTTCTGACAAATCGAATGTTATATCTAGTACATCGCACACAATCAAAATATTATTGCAAGATTGTGTTGGTAAAATGTGTGAAAATGCAGAACAAATAAAAAA ATATAGGACTACAATTGATCAAATAATTGTTATGATGCACAAAGCATTGAGTTATCAATACTTGGAAGCATGGTACCACATTCTTTATCTAATAGCTTTACTTTTTCag ATAACTGGAAAAACAGGAAGCCCAAAGTTGGTAGACATATTAAAAACACTAGCAGATTTACGCGATTCTTACAATTTTGTATCTAGAAGTGAAGCTGAATATGCTATTGGAGCTGCAATAATAACTATGGGTCCAGAAatagtattaaatttaattccatTGAAA GTGTCAGATAATGTAATTAACTTAAAAAGAAGATGGTTGTTGTCATTATTGAAGGATTGTATTACTAGCGGAACACTTACTTTCTTTACAGATGCGTTACTACCATTAGCTATGTTGTGCGA GAAAAAAGCATCTGAACCAGTAGGAGGAAAGACTTATGAACTTATGCTTTCCCAGATATGGGCTGTTCTGCCATCTATATGTTACAATGCTACTGACGTAAAAGATAATTTCAAG aatattGCTAGATTGTTgggagaaacatttttcaacaaaAAAGATTTGAGATTATCGATAATGTCAGCCTTACGAAAATTAATCACAAAAGCGGTTGAAGACGATAAGAAAGAAGATATAGCGGAAATTGCTAAattcgcaaaaaattatttaccgatatttttaaatttgtatacaACTAAACCAAATGGAACCGACGAAGAAGGACAGAGACTGGCTGTGTTTGAGACGATTAAG GCATACCTTGCAATTACACAGAACGAGTTAGTACACGAATTATTCGATTGTGCATTAAGTAGGTTAAATGAACCTAATACTgacgattttttcaaagaaagTGTTCATGATATAATAAGACTACTAGTTGAATACACTGATGTAGATAGATTAAAGACTTTTTATGATATTTGTGTACCATCCATTAAAACGAGTTCCAAAATTAAGGAACAGAAGAAAGCGTATAG ATTTTTGGAAGAAATATGCGGCAGTGAAAAGAACACATGTAAAACTTTTGTTCAACAGCATAGACgtgaaatacaaaaattgttaacATCCTCAGCAAAAGAGGTTTTAAAACCAAGTAGGGGA GCTCGATTAAGGTGCTTAATTCACCTAGTCAAAGCTCATCCACAACTTGAAAAAACGAAATTTTTGGAAGCTATTATCCCTGAAGCAGTGATATATTTAAAAGATTTAAATACAAAGTGTCGCACATGTGCTTATCAACTTTTGAACTCTATAGCAGAGAAATTTTTAGGAAATTCTGAACATCTTAAAGATTATATTAATATGTTATTGGTTGGATTGGGCGGAACATCAAAGTACTGTACTGCGTCTCTTTTGGGACTTGCGTCTATTACTTATCATTACAATG gGTCTTTAGGTGTAGAAACAGTTAAAGAAATACTAGAGCATGCGTGCAGACTTGCTTCGAGTTCTACAAGAGAAATCACGGAATCTGCACTATCTTACATCAAAGTATACATTAGCGTGATGCCATCTCCTATTGTTGCTTCAACTTTATCTAAATTA ATGGAAGCTTTATGTGGAATGAATGACGATTGTCATAGACATTTCAGACAAAAAATACGAGATATTTTAGTAAAATTATTAAGGAAATATGGTTTAGAAACTATTTCAGGCATGATACCTTCTTCCAATATAATGCTACACCATAGACTTAAAGGTATAAATAAAAGGGAGGAGGCACAGAAAAAGAATAGAGAACTGAAGAAGTTAAAGCAACAGGACAATGAAGAAGATGAGTTTAATGCAAAGAGAAGACCCAAGAG taTCGAGGAAATATTGGCAGACAGTGAAGAAGAATTCGAGGGTACAGAAAATGAAACGTTGAGGAAGACCAAAAAACGGACGTCACGAAAAGAAGCTTGGATTGCAGAGAGCAAGGAGATTATTGATCTTATTGATCCTGCGGCTGCTCGCAACATATCAA CCACACAACCTAGAGTTTTAAATCAAAAAATAGCAGCTTTGAAATTGAAGGATCGTGGATTTAAGACTGCGGCAGATGGTCGTCTTATTATCACAGAAGGAAATGAAAGGGATGATGAAAGAGAagtaaagaagaataaaaaggtTCCATTTTTGCATAGTGATTCCGAAGAGGATTACG AGGACATTGATGATACTCAGTCAATGGTCACACATGAAATAAATAGGAAACGTAAACCAAACGATCATTTTGATAACATTACTGTAAGAAGTGAAGCCACATCAAAGTATCAAG CTGGAGGATCGGGAATTCATCGACCATTAAAGAAAGCAAAGATAGATCAAGCACCTGGAGCGGAATACAAGGCACAGAAAGCTGGAGGAGACATTAAGAAGAAAGGCAAACCGGATCCATACGTGTACGTACCTCTGTCAAGAGCAGCGTTAAACAGGAG gaaaaaaaagaagaatgcgAGCAAGTTTCAAGGTATTATTAAAGGTGCACAGAAAGGTGCACAGAAAGGTGCAAAGAAAGGTGCATTGAAAACTGCGCAAATGAtgatgaaaaatagaaaaaaaaaattagaaattattcaTTAA
- the LOC143145322 gene encoding glutamate receptor ionotropic, delta-1 isoform X3, with amino-acid sequence MTCLWNLKQVSKWIAMAYPTWLIFLRNDTSFEDFLEEVYVPFNCVLMVTRTDTEGHGEIVKDVYRISREDDLKWMEFGVWDPEQGFRGPRKGLYQRRHDLHGLNLRVISIHDPPVSLFVKNEVNRTIGMRGFFGEVILLLQQGMNCTFSYQEINSWGIRLPNGTWSGSIGMLMDDKADLAATELMMTLDRLDVVEFTTPVYSTKCRVYIKRPDTMAIKWDAYLAPFTFSVWNAIALTIIITSLTIATIDAVFSKEINSRLTAYRSSLSTFFEILFFVFGAFCGQGMELSSLDPIRLVHLSIHSTAVVVLAAYSAALISYLAIKTFVMPFTTMEGMLEDGSYRFAVVANSADYSFFQNTSDRVLTYMFDELLTGEKDLPSNYLDGLGRVCWENKYAFMTLDNMAAVLQERVNCILEPLDTIAQTTIAMAVPANSPYRGIIDTNLLLLRDSGILQRLLETEWATVSNRVIYWFSISENFDTRQTLEAVSNFESMIFSFVLAEIWLDISRIGGCDAAATVFTLCFHYHLACIIY; translated from the exons ATGACGTGCTTGTGGAATCTTAAACAGGTTTCCAAGTGGATCGCGATGGCTTATCCCACGTGGCTGATCTTCCTAAGGAACGACACCAGCTTCGAGGACTTCCTGGAAGAAGTTTACGTGCCTTTCAATTGCGTGCTGATGGTCACTCGAACAGACACCGAGGGACATGGAGAAATCGTTAAAGATGTCTACCGTATCAGCAGAGAGGATGACTTAAAATGGATGGAGTTCGGGGTCTGGGACCCTGAACAAGGCTTTCGAGGACCTCGGAAAGGACTCTACCAACGCAGACACGACCTGCATGGACTCAACTTAAGAGTCATTTCCATTCAT GATCCTCCTGTGTCGCTGTTTGTCAAGAACGAGGTCAATCGAACTATTGGAATGAGAGGTTTCTTCGGTGAAGTGATCCTGTTACTGCAACAGGGAATGAATTGCAC atTCAGCTACCAAGAGATTAATTCATGGGGCATTCGATTACCCAATGGCACATGGTCAGGTTCGATAGGAATGTTGATGGATGACAAGGCAGACCTAGCAGCCACTGAACTGATGATGACGTTGGATAGACTGGACGTGGTAGAATTTACCACGCCCGTTTATTCAACCAA ATGTCGTGTATACATCAAAAGGCCAGACACAATGGCAATCAAGTGGGACGCGTATTTGGCTCCATTCACCTTCAGCGTTTGGAACGCAATTGCACTGACGATCATCATCACGAGTCTAACGATTGCCACGATCGACGCCGTATTCTCAAAGGAAATCAACTCACGCTTGACTGCATACCGATCGTCCTTGTCCACGTTCTTCGAGATCCTGTTTTTTGTTTTCGGCGCATTTTGTGGTCAGG GCATGGAATTATCATCCCTCGATCCGATAAGACTAGTGCACCTGAGCATTCATTCGACAGCAGTCGTGGTACTGGCAGCTTATTCAGCCGCGTTGATTAGCTACCTTGCGATTAAGACATTTGTGATGCCGTTCACCACGATGGAAGGCATGCTGGAGGATGGTAGCTACCGCTTTGCCGTGGTGGCCAATTCAGCAGATTACAGTTTCTTTCAG AATACCAGTGATCGCGTGCTAACCTACATGTTTGATGAGCTGTTAACCGGCGAAAAAGATCTTCCGTCTAATTATCTCGACGGTTTGGGACGCGTTTGTTGGGAGAACAAATATGCGTTCATGACACTAGACAATATGGCGGCCGTACTCCAAGAAAGAGTCAACTGTATTTTGGAACCTTTAGACACAATAGCGCAGACCACCATAGCCATGGCAGTGCCAGCAAACAGTCCTTACCGTGGTATTATCGACACCAA TCTCTTATTATTACGTGATAGTGGAATTCTTCAGAGGTTGCTCGAGACGGAATGGGCCACTGTCTCAAACCGGGTAATCTATTGGTTCTCCATCTCGGAGAACTTCGATACACGACAAACTCTTGAGGCTGTATCAAATTTTGAGAGCatgattttttcttttgttttagcTGAAATCTGGCTGGACATCAGTCGAATTGGAGGATGCGATGCCGCTGCTACTGTTTTTACTCTTTGCTTTCATTATCACTTGGcttgtattatttattga
- the LOC143145322 gene encoding glutamate receptor U1 isoform X1: protein MWRLNFFTLWLLLALASTQKSLLTRPLHVYENLIQGVHDYFNNTCIILFHGSPNVIETEGLEDIDGLLTLQKYFSGSLSIRTAIMDFHMFKDRVGNTYYNIKRPLFVLLNDLDEIKEQFVVVSKWIAMAYPTWLIFLRNDTSFEDFLEEVYVPFNCVLMVTRTDTEGHGEIVKDVYRISREDDLKWMEFGVWDPEQGFRGPRKGLYQRRHDLHGLNLRVISIHDPPVSLFVKNEVNRTIGMRGFFGEVILLLQQGMNCTFSYQEINSWGIRLPNGTWSGSIGMLMDDKADLAATELMMTLDRLDVVEFTTPVYSTKCRVYIKRPDTMAIKWDAYLAPFTFSVWNAIALTIIITSLTIATIDAVFSKEINSRLTAYRSSLSTFFEILFFVFGAFCGQGMELSSLDPIRLVHLSIHSTAVVVLAAYSAALISYLAIKTFVMPFTTMEGMLEDGSYRFAVVANSADYSFFQNTSDRVLTYMFDELLTGEKDLPSNYLDGLGRVCWENKYAFMTLDNMAAVLQERVNCILEPLDTIAQTTIAMAVPANSPYRGIIDTNLLLLRDSGILQRLLETEWATVSNRVIYWFSISENFDTRQTLEAVSNFESMIFSFVLAEIWLDISRIGGCDAAATVFTLCFHYHLACIIY, encoded by the exons TGAGACAGAGG GGTTGGAGGACATCGATGGACTTCTGACTCTGCAAAAGTATTTCAGTGGATCTCTGAGCATACGCACCGCCATCATGGATTTTCATATGTTCAAGGACCGA GTGGGGAACACTTACTATAACATCAAGCGGCCGTTGTTTGTTCTGCTGAACGACCTGGATGAAATCAAGGAACAATTTGTAGTA GTTTCCAAGTGGATCGCGATGGCTTATCCCACGTGGCTGATCTTCCTAAGGAACGACACCAGCTTCGAGGACTTCCTGGAAGAAGTTTACGTGCCTTTCAATTGCGTGCTGATGGTCACTCGAACAGACACCGAGGGACATGGAGAAATCGTTAAAGATGTCTACCGTATCAGCAGAGAGGATGACTTAAAATGGATGGAGTTCGGGGTCTGGGACCCTGAACAAGGCTTTCGAGGACCTCGGAAAGGACTCTACCAACGCAGACACGACCTGCATGGACTCAACTTAAGAGTCATTTCCATTCAT GATCCTCCTGTGTCGCTGTTTGTCAAGAACGAGGTCAATCGAACTATTGGAATGAGAGGTTTCTTCGGTGAAGTGATCCTGTTACTGCAACAGGGAATGAATTGCAC atTCAGCTACCAAGAGATTAATTCATGGGGCATTCGATTACCCAATGGCACATGGTCAGGTTCGATAGGAATGTTGATGGATGACAAGGCAGACCTAGCAGCCACTGAACTGATGATGACGTTGGATAGACTGGACGTGGTAGAATTTACCACGCCCGTTTATTCAACCAA ATGTCGTGTATACATCAAAAGGCCAGACACAATGGCAATCAAGTGGGACGCGTATTTGGCTCCATTCACCTTCAGCGTTTGGAACGCAATTGCACTGACGATCATCATCACGAGTCTAACGATTGCCACGATCGACGCCGTATTCTCAAAGGAAATCAACTCACGCTTGACTGCATACCGATCGTCCTTGTCCACGTTCTTCGAGATCCTGTTTTTTGTTTTCGGCGCATTTTGTGGTCAGG GCATGGAATTATCATCCCTCGATCCGATAAGACTAGTGCACCTGAGCATTCATTCGACAGCAGTCGTGGTACTGGCAGCTTATTCAGCCGCGTTGATTAGCTACCTTGCGATTAAGACATTTGTGATGCCGTTCACCACGATGGAAGGCATGCTGGAGGATGGTAGCTACCGCTTTGCCGTGGTGGCCAATTCAGCAGATTACAGTTTCTTTCAG AATACCAGTGATCGCGTGCTAACCTACATGTTTGATGAGCTGTTAACCGGCGAAAAAGATCTTCCGTCTAATTATCTCGACGGTTTGGGACGCGTTTGTTGGGAGAACAAATATGCGTTCATGACACTAGACAATATGGCGGCCGTACTCCAAGAAAGAGTCAACTGTATTTTGGAACCTTTAGACACAATAGCGCAGACCACCATAGCCATGGCAGTGCCAGCAAACAGTCCTTACCGTGGTATTATCGACACCAA TCTCTTATTATTACGTGATAGTGGAATTCTTCAGAGGTTGCTCGAGACGGAATGGGCCACTGTCTCAAACCGGGTAATCTATTGGTTCTCCATCTCGGAGAACTTCGATACACGACAAACTCTTGAGGCTGTATCAAATTTTGAGAGCatgattttttcttttgttttagcTGAAATCTGGCTGGACATCAGTCGAATTGGAGGATGCGATGCCGCTGCTACTGTTTTTACTCTTTGCTTTCATTATCACTTGGcttgtattatttattga